The Panthera uncia isolate 11264 chromosome C1 unlocalized genomic scaffold, Puncia_PCG_1.0 HiC_scaffold_3, whole genome shotgun sequence genome includes a region encoding these proteins:
- the GALNT3 gene encoding polypeptide N-acetylgalactosaminyltransferase 3 has protein sequence MAHLKRLVKLHLKRHYHKKFWKLGAVIFFFIIFLILMQREVSVQYSKEESRMERNIKNKNKMFDLMIEAVNNIKDAMPKMQIGAPVRQNIDAGERPCLQGYYTAAELKPVLDRPPQDSNAPGASGKAFKTTNLSIEEQKEKERGEAKHCFNAFASDRISLHRDLGPDTRPPECIEQKFKRCPPLPTTSVIIVFHNEAWSTLLRTVHSVLYSSPAILLKEIILVDDASVDEYLHDKLEEYIKQFSIVKIVRQRERKGLITARLLGATVATAETLTFLDAHCECFYGWLEPLLARIAENYTAVVSPDIASIDLNTFEFNKPSPYGSNHNRGNFDWSLSFGWESLPDHERQRRKDETYPIKTPTFAGGLFSISKEYFEYIGTYDEEMEIWGGENIEMSFRVWQCGGQLEIMPCSVVGHVFRSKSPHTFPKGTQVIARNQVRLAEVWMDEYKEIFYRRNTDAAKIVKQKSFGDLSKRFEIKHRLQCKNFTWYLNTIYPEAYVPDLNPVISGYIKSIGQPLCLDVGENNQGGKPLILYTCHGLGGNQYFEYSAQREIRHNIQKELCLHAAQGLVQLRACAYKGHKTVASGEQIWEIQKDQLLYNPFLKMCLSANGEHPSLVSCNPSDPLQKWIFSQND, from the exons ATGGCTCACCTAAAACGACTAGTAAAATTACATCTTAAAAGACATTATCATAAAAAGTTCTGGAAACTTGGggcagtaatttttttctttataatatttttgattttaatgCAAAGAGAAGTAAGTGTTCAATATTCCAAAGAGGAATCACGGatggaaagaaacataaaaaacaaaaacaagatgttTGATTTAATGATAGAAGCTGTAAACAATATTAAAGATGCAATGCCAAAAATGCAAATAGGAGCACCGGTCAGGCAAAACATTGATGCTGGTGAGAGACCCTGTTTGCAAGGATATTATACAGCAGCAGAATTGAAACCTGTTCTTGACCGCCCACCTCAGGATTCTAATGCACCTGGTGCTTCTGGTAAAGCATTCAAGACAACCAATTTAAGTATtgaagagcagaaggaaaaagaacgTGGAGAAGCAAAACACTGTTTTAATGCTTTTGCAAGTGACAGGATTTCTCTACACCGAGATCTTGGACCAGACACTCGACCTCCTGA ATGTATTGAACAAAAATTTAAGCGCTGTCCTCCCCTGCCTACCACCAGTGTCATAATAGTTTTTCATAATGAAGCCTGGTCCACGCTGCTTAGAACTGTCCACAGTGTGCTTTATTCTTCCCCTGCCATACTGCTGAAGGAAATCATTTTGGTGGATGATGCTAGTGTAGATG agtaCTTACATGATAAACTAGaggaatatataaaacaattttctaTAGTAAAAATAGttagacaaagagagagaaaaggtctGATCACTGCCAGGTTGCTAGGAGCAACAGTTGCAACAGCTGAAACCCTCACATTTTTAGATGCTCAct GTGAGTGTTTCTATGGTTGGTTAGAACCTTTGTTGGCCAGGATAGCTGAGAATTACACTGCCGTGGTGAGTCCGGATATTGCATCCATAGATCTGAACACATTTGAATTCAACAAACCCTCTCCTTATGGAAGCAATCACAACCGTGGAAACTTTGACTGGAGCCTTTCCTTTGGCTGGGAATCGCTTCCTGATCACgagaggcaaagaaggaaagatgaaacCTACCCAATTAA AACACCCACTTTTGCAGGAGGCCTTTTTTCCAtatcaaaagaatattttgaatatattggaACTtatgatgaagaaatggaaatctgGGGAGGTGAAAATATAGAAATGTCTTTCAGA GTATGGCAATGTGGTGGGCAGTTGGAGATTATGCCTTGCTCTGTTGTTGGACATGTCTTTCGCAGCAAAAGCCCTCATACCTTTCCAAAAGGCACTCAGGTGATTGCTCGCAACCAAGTTCGCCTTGCAGAAGTCTGGATGGATGAAtacaaggaaatattttataggaGAAACACAGATGCAGCAAAAATTGTTAAACAA aaATCATTTGGTGATCTTTCAAAAAGATTTGAAATAAAGCACCGCCTTCAATGTAAAAATTTTACGTGGTATCTGAACACTATTTATCCAGAAGCATATGTGCCAGACCTTAATCCTGTTATATCTGGATAT ATTAAAAGCATTGGTCAGCCTTTGTGTCTGGATGTTGGAGAAAATAATcaaggaggcaaaccattaaTTTTGTATACATGCCATGGACTCGGGGGAAACCAG TATTTTGAATACTCAGCTCAACGTGAAATTCGCCATAACATCCAGAAGGAATTATGTCTTCATGCTGCTCAAGGTCTTGTTCAGCTGAGGGCATGTGCCTACAAAGGTCACAAGACAGTGGCCAGTGGAGAACAGATATGGGAGATCCAAAAG GATCAACTTCTATATAATCCATTCTTAAAAATGTGCCTTTCAGCAAATGGAGAGCATCCAAGCTTAGTGTCATGCAATCCGTCAGATCCACTGCAAAAATGGATTTTTAGCCAAAATGATTAA